A window from Vanessa cardui chromosome 21, ilVanCard2.1, whole genome shotgun sequence encodes these proteins:
- the LOC124538699 gene encoding DNA repair protein RAD51 homolog 3 isoform X1: protein MSSEFKIYNATELWQIETSLPSIPTFSQNLDKVLGTGGIQLGSLIELLGLPGSGKTQLCLQLCASVQIPEVLGGLNSEALYIDTNSNFTLSRFKEILFSSLAKCQRIMDSSIAISEEQALKKFHYVKAIGIEKFCAFLYQLPNFIRDKPNVKLIVIDSIAFPFKDGISMKQRTGLLFRLMADLQKLTLKNQIAVVLTNEMTTRIGLSTGAIVGSLGDTWSHRCNMRVLLSAPEPLENIRLAAILKSNIVAEGVGKFQITHEGIRDVQ, encoded by the exons ATGAGctctgaatttaaaatatataatgcaaCAGAGTTGTGGCAA ATTGAAACCAGCTTACCCTCAATACCAACATTTAGTCAAAATCTTGATAAAGTTTTGGGTACTGGCGGAATACAATTGGGTTCTCTCATAGAATTGTTAGGCTTACCCGGGTCTGGGAAAACACAACTATG TTTGCAACTATGTGCCTCTGTACAAATACCTGAAGTTCTGGGTGGCCTCAATTCAGAAGCTCTTTACATTGACACAAATTCAAACTTTACATTAAGTAGATTTAAGG aaattttattttctagctTAGCAAAATGTCAGAGGATTATGGATTCTTCAATAGCAATAAGCGAAGAACAAGCCTTGAAGAAATTTCATTATGTCAAAGCAATTGGAATTGAAAAGTTTTGTGCATTTTTATATCAACTACCCAATTTCATAAGGGATAAACCAAat GTGAAACTCATAGTCATAGATTCAATAGCATTTCCATTTAAAGACGGCATCTCTATGAAACAGAGAACAGGATTGCTATTTAGATTGATGGCAGATTTACAGAAGCTGACATTGAAAAATCAAATTGCT gttgttttaacaaatgaaatgaCCACCAGAATAGGTCTATCAACAGGAGCAATAGTTGGTTCGTTAGGTGACACTTGGTCGCATCGTTGTAACATGCGTGTTCTTCTTTCCGCTCCAGAGCCCCTAGAGAATATAAGACTAGCTGCGATTCTTAAAAGTAATATTGTAGCGGAAGGCGTTGGAAAGTTTCAa ATAACACACGAGGGTATTCGGGATGTCCAATAA
- the LOC124538699 gene encoding DNA repair protein RAD51 homolog 3 isoform X2, translated as MQQSCGNLQLCASVQIPEVLGGLNSEALYIDTNSNFTLSRFKEILFSSLAKCQRIMDSSIAISEEQALKKFHYVKAIGIEKFCAFLYQLPNFIRDKPNVKLIVIDSIAFPFKDGISMKQRTGLLFRLMADLQKLTLKNQIAVVLTNEMTTRIGLSTGAIVGSLGDTWSHRCNMRVLLSAPEPLENIRLAAILKSNIVAEGVGKFQITHEGIRDVQ; from the exons atgcaaCAGAGTTGTGGCAA TTTGCAACTATGTGCCTCTGTACAAATACCTGAAGTTCTGGGTGGCCTCAATTCAGAAGCTCTTTACATTGACACAAATTCAAACTTTACATTAAGTAGATTTAAGG aaattttattttctagctTAGCAAAATGTCAGAGGATTATGGATTCTTCAATAGCAATAAGCGAAGAACAAGCCTTGAAGAAATTTCATTATGTCAAAGCAATTGGAATTGAAAAGTTTTGTGCATTTTTATATCAACTACCCAATTTCATAAGGGATAAACCAAat GTGAAACTCATAGTCATAGATTCAATAGCATTTCCATTTAAAGACGGCATCTCTATGAAACAGAGAACAGGATTGCTATTTAGATTGATGGCAGATTTACAGAAGCTGACATTGAAAAATCAAATTGCT gttgttttaacaaatgaaatgaCCACCAGAATAGGTCTATCAACAGGAGCAATAGTTGGTTCGTTAGGTGACACTTGGTCGCATCGTTGTAACATGCGTGTTCTTCTTTCCGCTCCAGAGCCCCTAGAGAATATAAGACTAGCTGCGATTCTTAAAAGTAATATTGTAGCGGAAGGCGTTGGAAAGTTTCAa ATAACACACGAGGGTATTCGGGATGTCCAATAA